The proteins below are encoded in one region of Arthrobacter sp. CJ23:
- a CDS encoding cation:dicarboxylate symporter family transporter, whose translation MKIPIPPSAALPAVKKPLYKSLFVQIAVAVVLGIGIGYFWPNVGSALRPLGDGFIQLIKMIIAPLIFLVIVTGISAVGDVKSVGRVGVKALIYFTGATLFALAFGLVVANIVQPGAGLNIDPASLSQDALNAKTSTAPPKDAGQFLLGIIPTSVIGAFASNTLLQVLCFSVFFGAAIVVVGRDKCKPVIDVMETTLELFFKIMAWVMRVAPIGAFGAMAFIIGQYGLSSLSTYALLIAACYGSALVFIGLLFIVAWVYPRVPLWKFIKYSREEFLLALGTASTESVLPRIMTKLTDAGCSRATTGLVVPTGYSFNLDGAALYLSISLLFLAQAFGHNLDLGQQLAALGILMLTSKGMAGVPGSAFLALSATAGALGIFPVAGVALLLGADRLMDSMRVVVNLLGNCVATFVVSKWEGQFDRDAMLAVLNRQDVVTEEPSGHTSGAERTESQPDKTAVPAAR comes from the coding sequence ATGAAGATCCCCATACCTCCCTCCGCTGCCCTCCCCGCGGTGAAGAAGCCCCTGTACAAGTCGTTGTTCGTCCAGATCGCGGTTGCTGTCGTGCTCGGGATAGGCATCGGCTACTTCTGGCCGAACGTTGGATCCGCACTCCGCCCTCTCGGCGACGGCTTTATCCAGCTCATCAAGATGATCATCGCCCCGTTGATCTTCCTGGTGATCGTCACCGGCATATCGGCGGTGGGGGACGTAAAGTCGGTCGGCCGGGTAGGCGTCAAGGCCCTGATCTACTTCACCGGCGCCACCCTTTTTGCGCTGGCCTTTGGGCTGGTGGTGGCCAACATTGTCCAGCCCGGTGCAGGCCTGAACATCGACCCCGCGAGCCTTTCGCAAGACGCGCTCAATGCCAAGACCAGCACGGCGCCGCCCAAGGACGCCGGCCAGTTCCTGCTGGGCATCATCCCCACCAGCGTGATCGGCGCCTTCGCGTCCAACACACTGCTTCAGGTCCTGTGCTTCTCTGTCTTCTTTGGCGCGGCCATCGTGGTGGTCGGACGAGACAAATGCAAGCCCGTCATCGACGTCATGGAGACCACCCTCGAGCTGTTCTTCAAGATCATGGCCTGGGTGATGCGCGTTGCACCCATTGGCGCTTTCGGAGCCATGGCCTTCATTATCGGCCAATACGGCCTCAGCTCCCTCAGCACGTACGCGCTTCTGATCGCTGCCTGCTACGGTTCAGCCCTCGTTTTCATCGGGCTGCTGTTCATCGTGGCCTGGGTCTACCCGCGGGTTCCACTGTGGAAGTTCATCAAATACTCCCGCGAAGAATTCCTGCTGGCGCTGGGCACCGCTTCCACGGAATCCGTCCTTCCGAGGATCATGACGAAACTGACCGATGCCGGGTGCTCCCGGGCAACCACGGGCCTCGTAGTGCCTACCGGGTATTCCTTCAACCTTGACGGCGCGGCACTATACCTTTCGATCTCCCTCCTTTTCCTCGCCCAGGCATTTGGGCACAACCTCGACCTCGGACAGCAGTTGGCAGCCCTCGGCATTCTCATGCTGACCTCCAAGGGCATGGCTGGAGTTCCCGGCTCCGCGTTCCTGGCACTCTCCGCAACCGCTGGTGCGCTGGGCATCTTCCCCGTGGCAGGTGTGGCGCTGCTGCTCGGAGCCGACCGGCTCATGGACTCGATGCGCGTGGTGGTCAACCTGCTGGGGAACTGCGTAGCGACGTTTGTGGTGTCCAAATGGGAGGGCCAATTCGACCGCGACGCAATGCTCGCCGTACTCAACCGGCAAGACGTTGTCACCGAGGAGCCTTCTGGCCACACGTCCGGAGCGGAGCGGACCGAATCGCAGCCGGACAAAACCGCCGTCCCGGCAGCTCGGTGA
- the allE gene encoding (S)-ureidoglycine aminohydrolase — protein sequence MRTTHDATVPPRHRQRQTTAFQTAYALVPNGASSDTTVLQLTGWTKTRAWVVASPMKGFVDRFTHHSVEVHPGGGSNSPELEPGVEAVVFLTSGTLQLTLDGETHELEEGSYAYLAAGADWTVHNSSHETARFHWIRKAYVALEGQSATSFVTRERDVPPSVQAGSDGVRSTKQFVDPNNLAHDMHVDIVTIQPNGTIPSTETHAMERGIFVLSGSALYKLNEDWVQVDAGDSLRLHSFCPQACYVSGPEQFRYLQYKAVNRQCRLS from the coding sequence ATGCGCACCACCCATGACGCCACTGTGCCCCCGAGGCACCGGCAACGCCAAACCACCGCCTTCCAAACTGCCTACGCCCTCGTTCCCAACGGCGCGTCGAGCGACACCACCGTCCTCCAGCTGACGGGCTGGACAAAGACCCGCGCCTGGGTCGTCGCCAGCCCCATGAAGGGATTCGTTGACCGGTTCACGCACCACAGCGTTGAAGTCCATCCCGGCGGCGGGAGCAACAGCCCCGAACTCGAACCCGGCGTCGAAGCCGTAGTCTTCCTGACCAGCGGCACGCTGCAGCTGACACTCGACGGTGAAACGCACGAATTGGAGGAAGGCAGCTACGCATATCTGGCTGCCGGCGCGGACTGGACCGTCCACAATTCATCGCACGAGACCGCACGGTTTCACTGGATCCGCAAAGCGTACGTTGCCTTGGAGGGCCAGAGTGCCACCTCCTTCGTGACGCGGGAGCGCGACGTACCACCGTCGGTCCAAGCCGGAAGCGACGGAGTCCGGAGCACGAAACAGTTTGTCGACCCGAACAACCTCGCCCACGACATGCACGTCGACATCGTCACCATCCAACCCAACGGGACCATTCCCTCCACCGAAACGCATGCGATGGAACGCGGCATCTTCGTCCTGTCAGGCAGCGCTCTCTACAAGCTCAACGAGGACTGGGTGCAAGTCGACGCAGGGGACTCTCTCCGGCTGCACTCCTTTTGCCCGCAAGCCTGCTATGTCAGCGGCCCGGAACAGTTCCGCTACCTCCAATACAAAGCGGTCAACCGTCAGTGCCGTCTCAGCTAG